One bacterium DNA segment encodes these proteins:
- a CDS encoding YhbY family RNA-binding protein — protein MIGPVRHTTGGKERREIRAALHGERPAVQVGKNGVDEALVASAEQALAAREAIKVRVGGGCP, from the coding sequence ATGATCGGTCCGGTGCGGCACACGACGGGCGGCAAGGAACGGCGGGAGATCCGCGCCGCGCTCCACGGCGAACGCCCCGCGGTCCAGGTCGGGAAGAACGGCGTGGACGAGGCGCTGGTCGCGTCGGCGGAGCAGGCGCTCGCCGCCCGCGAGGCGATCAAGGTCCGGGTCGGCGGCGGCTGCCCG